From Pyrenophora tritici-repentis strain M4 chromosome 1, whole genome shotgun sequence, the proteins below share one genomic window:
- a CDS encoding PRE1, 20S proteasome — protein MSSPFSINGGACVAMVGKDCVAIACDLRLGMQALTVSNNFPKIFQYGDVFLGLTGLATDVSTVSDLFRYKVNMYRLREERNISPQTMANLVSSSLYEKRFGPYFISPVIAGINQTSGKPFICGFDSIGCIDFAKDFIVSGTASDQLFGTCEGLWEPDLGPEDLFETISQALLNAVDRDALSGWGAHVYIIEKDKVTKRLLKGRQD, from the exons ATG TCGTCACCGTTCTCCATCA ACGGCGGCGCCTGTGTAGCAATGGTGGGCAAAGATTGCGTAGCCATAGCATGCGACCTGCGCCTCGGCATGCAAGCCCTCACCGTGTCCAACAACTTCCCCAAGATCTTCCAGTACGGCGATGTCTTCTTGGGCCTCACTGGCCTTGCTACCGACGTGTCCACCGTGTCCGACCTGTTCCGCTACAAGGTCAACATGTACCGTCTCCGCGAAGAACGCAACATCAGCCCCCAGACCATGGCGAACCTCGTAAGCTCGAGCCTGTACGAGAAACGATTCGGGCCATACTTCATTAGCCCCGTTATTGCGGGTATCAATCAGACTAGCGGCAAGCCCTTCATCTGCGGTTTTGACAGCATTGGGTGCATCGACTTTGCAAAGGACTTTATTGTCAGCGGCACAGCGAGCGACCAGCTGTTCGGAACTTGTGAAGGGCTGTGGGAGCCAGATCTA GGCCCAGAGGATCTGTTCGAGACCATTTCGCAGGCGCTGCTCAATGCCGTCGACCGAGACGCACTCTCTGGCTGGGGCGCGCACGTCTACATCATCGAGAAGGACAAGGTGACCAAGCGGTTACTCAAGGGTAGGCAGGATTGA
- a CDS encoding Atrophin-1 multi-domain protein, protein MVMYRRSDPRWNRTLQHITDNLEHANESAQENIYGFTQRYVNPCFSSISQCVKACTAPCFPGHNDRRRHHGRSRGRAEVSFDFYDDWEQDESDGLLGWGSDNLDRFLGGAANYGATAQPGRQRAMSYGQRNRNRDTRYNGPRRKSTAVPRDAAQDPTLIPSSSYFGFLGRLPFRIGAKALRYKPSAADLTDHPGAARHSLDEEQALIEDSDEDALDPLNPREHKARRHRRQRSDTHTSGHTTDSLSSRGDIFPSEDELEDAVPLDDEFTIALERRTTGQWNEDAASSNKARSSTSNTKTTTKRPSASRLSSRTVSSRNTAATISELDTPTLADLQKEEDRLRIDEEVAVHRKRHDAHQLAVKRGLAPDPSTITTPHPLPSPTQAPMAAVDPIFSPLLPTPASESEHDLHDPTPFPSFIDAQTMPDSSAFYVDESDYSSKVVTPTRPLSLRAETSEEGVRGEAFVPARLPNFGHG, encoded by the coding sequence ATGGTCATGTACCGGCGCAGCGATCCCCGGTGGAATCGCACGCTACAGCACATCACCGACAACCTCGAGCACGCAAACGAATCGGCGCAGGAGAACATCTACGGCTTCACGCAGCGTTACGTCAACCCGTGCTTCTCATCGATTAGCCAATGTGTCAAGGCGTGCACGGCGCCATGCTTCCCAGGTCACAACGACCGCCGGCGTCACCACGGCCGTTCCCGGGGCCGGGCAGAAGTCAGCTTCGACTTTTATGACGACTGGGAGCAAGACGAGAGCGATGGGCTGCTCGGCTGGGGCAGCGACAACCTCGACCGCTTCCTAGGCGGGGCGGCAAACTATGGCGCAACCGCGCAGCCCGGCCGACAGCGTGCCATGAGCTATGGACAGCGCAACCGCAACCGCGATACACGATACAATGGCCCGCGACGCAAGAGCACCGCCGTGCCGCGCGACGCCGCCCAGGATCCGACGCTGATACCGAGTTCCTCGTACTTTGGCTTTCTAGGCCGACTGCCGTTTAGAATTGGCGCAAAGGCGCTGCGGTACAAACCCTCTGCCGCCGACCTGACTGACCATCCAGGCGCCGCACGACACAGTCTTGACGAGGAACAGGCCTTGATCGAGGACAGCGACGAGGATGCGCTCGACCCCCTCAACCCCCGCGAACACAAGGCCAGGCGCCACCGTAGACAGCGCAGTGACACACACACGTCGGGCCACACGACCGACTCGCTGAGTTCGCGTGGCGACATCTTCCCGAGCGAAGACGAGCTGGAAGACGCCGTCCCGCTCGATGATGAGTTCACCATTGCCCTCGAGCGCCGCACCACCGGCCAATGGAATGAAGATGCCGCCAGCAGCAACAAAGCCCGCTCAAGCACCAGTAACACCAAGACCACGACCAAGCGACCCTCTGCCTCACGCCTGTCCTCCCGTACAGTCTCCTCCCGCAACACAGCAGCGACAATCTCCGAGCTTGACACTCCCACCCTGGCCGACCTCCAGAAAGAAGAGGACCGTCTCCGTATCGACGAGGAAGTCGCAGTCCACCGCAAACGCCACGACGCACACCAACTTGCCGTTAAACGTGGCCTCGCACCGGACCCATCCACCATCACTACACCGCATCCTTTGCCCTCGCCCACACAAGCCCCAATGGCGGCAGTGGATCCTATCTTCTCCCCGCTGCTACCTACCCCAGCTAGCGAGTCTGAACACGACCTACATGACCCTACCCCATTTCCTAGTTTCATAGACGCCCAGACGATGCCGGATAGCAGTGCCTTTTATGTTGACGAGAGCGATTATTCGAGCAAGGTCGTTACCCCGACTCGGCCCTTGTCGCTGAGGGCCGAGACGAGCGAGGAAGGGGTACGTGGAGAAGCGTTTGTACCAGCGAGATTGCCCAACTTTGGGCATGGGTAG
- a CDS encoding ProP, Permease major facilitator superfamily — MGGFARAPEDRPTPPEVYNWRVYIAALVISLGILAYGYDSAFIGTTIAQESFQRDFGITKANKNEVTSNITSIYSAGGLVGALLMYPFLELLGRRAAVIVSDAVFLVGAVMCTVPKNQLSLILAGRFFTGMGVGGLAAVSPVFIAEISPPAIRGRLTGFFESFYQTGAVIGFWINYGIVLNIEKSKSTAWRIPMAVQLIPAGLLALMIPILKESPTWLLKRGRDAEALKSYAFYRNLPEDHPYIAQDVQYVRNEIAKERAALLHGEMHASFLTITKAAAREAALPGMRNRFLLVFLMFMWQAWSGAAAINYYSPTIFTSIGLSNITLWTGIYGVIKAGGSVIFFTFFIDKFGRKWPWIVSSLICAFCQYYLAVYIALGKPTVGQPMSDSTVAGGKGATAMIMIFGAAWSFGANGLPWIISSEVFPASMRSISGPWAAASVWIWTLVVTKALPQMYTSMRWGVYVFFATALVCASVYAWFCIHDTKGLRMDQMDELFGFGKREEVIVVRAASVDAKKMHYGSEHLEKAPDGYATAV; from the exons ATGGGAGGCTTTGCGAGAGCGCCCGAGGATAGGCCTACGCCGCCCGAGGTG TATAACTGGCGAGTCTACATTGCCGCCCTTGTGATATCTCTCGGTATTCTGGCCTACGGTTACGACTCTGCCTTTATCGGCACGACCATCGCCCAAGAGAGTTTCCAACGCGACTTTGGCATCACAAAAGCAAACAAGAATGAAGTTACTAGCAACATCACATCTATCTATTCTGCAGGGGGCCTTGTGGGGGCGCTACTCATGTATCCATTTCTTGAGCTGCTAGGGAGGAGGGCTGCGGTCATCGTCTCTGATGCGGTCTTTCTTGTCGGAGCGGTCATGTGCACTGTTCCCAAAAACCAACTCAGCCTCATCCTAGCTGGGCGTTTCTTCACCGGTATGGGCGTAGGCGGTCTCGCAGCTGTATCCCCAGTCTTCATCGCGGAAATCTCACCGCCTGCTATTCGCGGTCGCTTGACTGGTTTCTTCGAATCCTTCTACCAAACTGGCGCAGTCATTGGGTTCTGGATCAATTATGGGATTGTTTTGAACATTGAAAAATCTAAATCTACCGCATGGAGGATACCAATGGCCGTACAGCTCATCCCTGCCGGTCTTCTTGCTTTGATGATACCTATTCTCAAGGAATCCCCTACCTGGCTGCTGAAGCGCGGTCGCGATGCCGAGGCACTCAAGTCTTACGCTTTCTATCGCAATCTGCCAGAGGACCATCCGTACATTGCACAAGATGTCCAATATGTGCGGAACGAAATTGCCAAGGAGCGTGCTGCTCTTTTGCATGGCGAAATGCACGCCAGTTTTCTCACAATCACAAAGGCTGCAGCACGGGAAGCAGCTTTGCCGGGAATGAGGAACAGATTCCTCTTGGTGTTTCTCATGTTTATGTGGCAAG CATGGTCCGGTGCTGCAGCAATAAATTACTACTCCCCCACAATCTTCACCTCCATAGGCCTCTCCAACATCACCCTATGGACCGGCATCTATGGAGTAATCAAAGCCGGCGGCTCCGTGATTTTCTTTACATTCTTCATCGACAAGTTTGGTCGGAAATGGCCATGGATCGTGTCTTCACTTATCTGCGCCTTTTGCCAATACTACCTTGCAGTCTATATCGCGCTCGGCAAGCCAACAGTAGGACAACCCATGTCCGACTCTACTGTCGCAGGGGGCAAGGGGGCCACGGCAATGATTATGATTTTTGGGGCTGCATGGTCGTTTGGAGCGAATGGTCTCCCGTGGATCATTTCTTCCGAGGTATTCCCTGCGTCCATGCGGAGTATCTCGGGTCCATGGGCAGCAGCTAGTGTTTGGATTTGGACGCTGGTCGTAACAAAAGCGCTCCCGCAGATGTACACGAGTATGCGATGGGGCGTCTATGTCTTCTTTGCCACGGCACTGGTCTGCGCGAGCGTTTATGCGTGGTTCTGTATTCATGATACAAAAGGTTTAAGGATGGATCAGATGGATGAGTTGTTTGGGTTTGGGAAGAGAGAGGAGGTTATCGTAGTGAGGGCGGCTAGCGTTGATGCGAAGAAGATGCACTATGGGAGTGAGCATCTTGAGAAGGCGCCGGACGGATACGCTACAGCAGTATAG
- a CDS encoding DUF4360 domain containing protein gives MVSTFAFAFVLTLYMALAVTTPTASSSLFVNAAAAPVRPPKGSANLTSIDANFEGSGCRSDQVSTQLASDNSALTIIFDDFAAADGPKAVTSHTRALCKVNIGMTSPGWAFDVTSADFRGYVYLEKGVNASLVSRWKWIDSSGADLKGKGNIHKIVTGPYEEDFLLHKEGEISSTEATVCQKKDARIQITLSATVKSGSSKANGYVQGGSADTGFGEILNLSWKKC, from the exons ATGGTTTCTACCTTTGCATTTGCTTTTGTGCTCACGCTTTACATGGCTCTGGCTGTGACAACTCCAACAGCATCATCGTCCCTATTTGTCAACGCGGCAGCAGCGCCCGTACGTCCCCCCAAAGGTTCAGCCAACCTAACCAGCATCGACGCCAATTTTGAAGGAAGTGGGTGCCGCTCCGACCAAGTCAGCACTCAGCTCGCCTCCGACAACTCTGCGCTGACCATAATATTCGACGACTTCGCAGCAGCAGATGGGCCGAAGGCGGTAACGTCCCATACACGAGCACTTTGCAAGGTTAATATTGGGATGACATCGCCAGGATGGGCGTTCGATGTTACTTCAGCGGATTTTCGCGGTTACGTCTATCTGGAGAAGGGTGTGAATGCTAGTTTGGTCAGTCGCTGGAAATGGATTGATTCCAGTGGAGCGGATTTGAAGGGCAAG GGCAATATCCACAAGATCGTTACGGGGCCTTATGAGGAAGACTTTCTTCTGCACAAGGAGGGTGAAATTTCCAGTACGGAGGCGACGGTATGTCAGAAAAAGGACGCGAGGATTCAAATTACTCTGTCGGCTACGGTGAAGTCGGGGTCTTCAAAGGCGAATGGGTATGTGCAGGGTGGTTCGGCTGATACTGGGTTTGGAGAGATATTGAATCTTTCGTGGAAGAAGTGCTGA
- a CDS encoding mitochondrial 54S ribosomal protein mL59 translates to MAAQKPVQVAKSLPPRLLNFFQKYPPPSLFPSLASQLASPTAGATADTTAISPPTSTPTPSTAPLNSNIPPEAHDLPYPNPFLPHKNFATGRWQSPAYGLRKQADLVKLASQHGVVDLLPWTIKKPGEKERRRIERGLQVKGTGEGQKVKGKLWERTLKGRLEMRRQAMLNMPALIQEWKQKGHGRGWKAWPSGRAK, encoded by the coding sequence ATGGCAGCCCAAAAACCCGTCCAAGTCGCAAAGTCATTACCGCCACGCTTGCTGAACTTTTTTCAAAAGTACCCCCCGCCCTCGCTCTTTCCCAGTCTCGCATCCCAACTTGCATCGCCAACGGCAGGCGCAACCGCCGACACGACAGCGATATCACCACCCACATCCACACCCACACCCTCAACCGCGCCCTTAAATTCAAACATACCGCCAGAAGCACATGACCTACCCTACCCCAACCCGTTCCTCCCACACAAGAACTTCGCGACAGGGCGATGGCAGTCGCCAGCCTATGGCCTGCGAAAACAAGCCGATTTGGTCAAACTCGCTTCCCAGCACGGTGTCGTCGACCTACTACCATGGACCATCAAGAAACCTGGAGAGAAAGAGCGTAGAAGGATAGAGAGGGGGCTGCAAGTCAAGGGCACGGGTGAAGGGCAGAAGGTCAAGGGAAAGCTCTGGGAGCGAACACTCAAGGGACGCCTGGAAATGAGACGGCAGGCTATGCTAAACATGCCAGCTTTGATCCAGGAATGGAAGCAAAAGGGTCACGGAAGAGGCTGGAAGGCCTGGCCGAGCGGAAGGGCAAAATAG
- a CDS encoding DapA, Dihydrodipicolinate synthase-N-acetylneuraminate lyase yields the protein MSSYAFPPGIHVPSLTFFQPTASQEIDWATQEAHFTFLISSGLHGIVIAGTNGEAATLCSSEKTKLVQTARSIAQRLGRDDLPITLGGVAGCTRDAIQQTIEAKEAGASFYLALVPSYFHFAMNQDAIVSYFQELADASPVPIVLYNFPNVVAGLDINSEMLNILGKHQNIVAIKLTCGGIAKVARISASFDKSEFVALAGQSDWLIPALSVGGVGCITGVANLYPKSCIQMYSLYQSGQHERASALQIKLSVSEWGFGKSGINGTKYAVAHKLGYPDSSADCRRPYPRYTDDDKKAWVVKQVSVLDNTEAEL from the exons ATGTCTTCCTATGCCTTTCCCCCAGGAATCCACGTACCATCCTTAACCTTCTTCCAGCCCACCGCCTCCCAAGAAATTGACTGGGCTACCCAGGAGGCCCACTTCACCTTCCTCATCTCATCCGGTCTCCATGGTATCGTCATTGCCGGCACAAATGGCGAAGCGGCAACCCTCTGCTCCTCCGAAAAGACGAAGCTTGTACAAACCGCCCGGAGTATTGCCCAGCGCCTCGGTCGTGATGATCTACCCATAACGCTCGGTGGTGTTGCAGGTTGTACTCGAGATGCCATACAGCAGACTATCGAGGCAAAGGAAGCTGGCGCATCGTTTTACTTGGCGCTTGTGCCAAGTTATTTTCATTTTGCCATGAACCAGGACGCTATTGTGAGCTATTTCCAAGAGCTGGCTGATGCATCTCCGGTGCCAATTGTTCTGTATAACTTTCCAAACGTGGTTGCAGGGCTGGACATCAATTCCGAGATGCTGAACATCCTGGGCAAGCATCAAAACATTGTGGCGATAAAGTTGACATGCGGTGGTATTGCAAAAGTGGCTAGAATAAGCGCTTCGTTCGACAAGTCGGAGTTTGTTGCGCTGGCTGGTCAAAGTGATTGGCTCATTCCGGCTCTCAGTGTAGGGGGGGTGGGATGTATCACGGGAGTGGCCAACTTATACCCAAAG TCTTGCATCCAGATGTACTCTCTTTATCAATCTGGTCAGCACGAACGCGCCTCCGCACTTCAAATCAAGCTATCAGTCAGCGAATGGGGCTTCGGCAAAAGCGGTATAAACGGTACAAAGTACGCAGTTGCACACAAACTTGGATATCCCGATTCCAGCGCCGATTGTCGGCGACCATATCCTCGGTATACAGATGACGACAAGAAGGCTTGGGTTGTGAAGCAGGTATCTGTGTTGGATAATACTGAAGCGGAACTATAA
- a CDS encoding Methyltransf-16 multi-domain protein: MRYVRFLKTPRILSEKGTSRPHLHCLITITSDLGDSFLPYDIKLAAELLACTNTDQHVVVVWKTVQWSSGMRSLPITLPLPSSYLPSSLLRVKIGLDPKQPHDEYAALLERDAQGVVSAWSPPFTQHVAAVKLVERRFKLPNEPTISIWEETGESIARHLWDAGITLSCQLTDLKDPNTDMARALLPTPPTSTFRILELGTGCGMVGITLAQILPYAKVLLTDLPLAQDIAQRNIDQASQAQSLSLRFLALDWDVDLPSQLPPASLSVDLVIAADCTYNADSSPSLVRTLVRLAESSPNVIVAIAMKMRHSSEQVFFGLMQRAGFVETAYLKFPLPGDVQVGEEMVHLHVYRKLVPDT; this comes from the exons ATGCGCTACGTTCGCTTCCTCAAAACGCCACGCATATTGTCGGAAAAGGGCACATCAAGGCCTCACCTTCATTGTCTAATCACTATCACATCAGACCTCGGTGATTCATTTCTGCCATACGACATCAAGCTAGCAGCTGAGCTTCTAGCCTGTACAAATACCGACCAAcatgtcgtcgtcgtctgGAAGACTGTGCAATGGTCCAGTGGCATGCGGAGTCTTCCCATTACACTTCCGCTGCCCAGTTCTTACCTACCCTCGTCACTGTTGCGCGTTAAAATAGGCCTTGACCCTAAACAGCCCCATGACGAGTACGCAGCCCTCTTAGAACGAGATGCCCAAGGTGTTGTATCGGCCTGGAGTCCACCTTTCACCCAACATGTCGCGGCCGTCAAGCTAGTCGAGAGACGCTTCAAGCTCCCAAACGAGCCCACCATCAGCATCTGGGAAGAGACTGGAGAGAGTATAGCGAGGCATCTCTG GGACGCCGGCATCACACTCTCCTGCCAACTCACAGACCTCAAAGATCCAAATACGGACATGGCGAGGGCTTTGCTTCCAACCCCACCAACATCTACTTTTCGCATCCTCGAACTGGGAACTGGCTGCGGCATGGTGGGCATCACGCTCGCCCAAATTTTACCGTATGCCAAAGTGCTTCTGACAGATCTGCCATTGGCCCAAGACATTGCCCAACGCAACATTGACCAGGCTTCCCAAGCACAAAGTCTCTCCCTCCGGTTCTTGGCACTGGATTGGGATGTAGACCTACCATCTCAACTACCGCCTGCTTCGCTCTCTGTCGACTTGGTCATCGCGGCCGATTGTACATACAATGCAGATAGCAG CCCATCCTTAGTGCGCACTTTGGTCCGCCTAGCTGAATCGAGTCCAAATGTCATCGTAGCCATTGCGATGAAGATGCGCCACTCGAGCGAGCAAGTCTTCTTTGGTCTCATGCAACGTGCAGGATTTGTGGAGACGGCCTACTTGAAGTTTCCACTTCCGGGAGACGTCCAAGTCGGGGAAGAGATGGTTCATCTGCATGTTTACAGGAAGCTTGTACCAGATACCTGA
- a CDS encoding SrmB, Superfamily II DNA and RNA helicase, whose product MPAAIPSARKLPPSIDDILKAKREKEAAEAKPRFIPRAERERIALEKRKKEVEDAQKKREGLSGGDDRAWKPQHDTRPPTGPRSMREAPTGPRHERRNDNMAPPPLPDKKHGKRPADENPEAALIRQRYMGPEQNQSTFSAKKKRKRTTEKKFNFEWNEEEDTSQDYNPIYQQKAEVSFRLGGFSDEVTDAARQKMIEAIIERDPENGRARAEQLREMERRRKEKGGRSQLDKHWSEKRLENMRERDWRIFKEDFQIATKGGSIPNPMRNWQEAGLPDQLMRIVDQVGYTEPTPIQRAAIPIALQCRDLIGVAKTGSGKTAAFLLPLLAYISQLPPLDAINRHDGPYALILAPTRELAQQIEEEARKFATPLGFRTAVLVGGHSIEEQSFQMRDGAEIIIATPGRLNDCIERRVLVLSQCTYVIMDEADRMIDMGFEEPVNKILAALPVNNEKPDTEEAEDADAMKRGLYRQTMMYTATMPPALERIAKQYSRRPAIVTIGNLGEATDTVEQRVEFIQGEEKRKKRLQEILTSGEFAPPIIVFVNIKRNCDAIARDIKHMGFSSATMHGSKTQEQREAALAALKSGQTNVLVATDLAGRGIDIPDVSLVVNFNMPSSIEAYTHRIGRTGRQDKKGTAITFWGNEDADVLYDLKQILTKSNLSKVPEDLRKHEAAQQKGKKRGEVMGKNIT is encoded by the coding sequence ATGCCTGCCGCCATTCCGTCGGCGCGGAAGCTGCCGCCGAGTATCGACGACATACTCAAAGCTAAGCGGGAGAAGGAAGCTGCTGAGGCCAAACCCAGGTTCATTCCTCGGGCGGAAAGAGAGCGCATTGCCTTGGAGAAAAGGAAAAAAGAAGTCGAGGATGCGCAGAAAAAGCGGGAGGGGCTATCGGGTGGTGATGATCGCGCATGGAAACCGCAACACGATACTCGTCCGCCCACCGGTCCACGATCCATGCGCGAGGCGCCAACGGGGCCTCGACATGAGCGCAGGAACGATAACATGGCACCTCCACCGTTGCCCGACAAGAAGCACGGGAAACGGCCGGCGGACGAGAACCCTGAGGCGGCATTGATCAGGCAACGGTACATGGGCCCAGAGCAAAATCAATCCACCTTTTCGGccaagaagaagcgcaagagGACTACAGAGAAGAAGTTCAACTTTGAATGgaacgaagaagaggacaCCAGCCAAGACTACAATCCCATCTATCAGCAAAAGGCCGAGGTCAGCTTCCGACTTGGCGGCTTCTCCGACGAAGTCACAGACGCAGCTAGGCAGAAGATGATTGAGGCCATTATCGAGCGGGACCCCGAGAACGGCAGAGCACGTGCCGAACAACTGCGCGAGATGGAGCGGCGGCGAAAGGAAAAGGGTGGGCGCTCACAACTGGACAAACACTGGAGCGAGAAGAGACTGGAGAATATGCGCGAGCGTGACTGGCGTATCTTCAAAGAGGACTTCCAAATTGCTACTAAGGGAGGCTCAATACCAAATCCCATGCGCAACTGGCAAGAAGCTGGGCTTCCAGATCAGCTTATGCGTATTGTCGACCAGGTCGGGTACACGGAGCCCACGCCTATCCAACGTGCTGCCATACCCATCGCCTTGCAATGCCGAGATCTCATCGGTGTCGCTAAAACAGGTTCAGGTAAAACTGCTGCTTTCCTTCTACCACTGCTTGCATACATTTCACAACTACCTCCTCTTGATGCAATCAACCGTCACGATGGCCCGTATGCGCTCATCCTGGCACCCACTCGTGAATTGGCGCAACAAATTGAAGAGGAAGCACGCAAGTTTGCCACGCCACTAGGGTTCAGAACTGCTGTCTTAGTCGGTGGTCATTCCATCGAAGAACAGTCATTCCAAATGCGTGACGGCGCCGAAATCATCATCGCGACGCCTGGTCGTCTGAACGACTGCATCGAGCGCCGCGTTCTTGTACTCAGTCAATGCACGTACGTCATCATGGATGAAGCCGACAGGATGATCGACATGGGTTTCGAAGAGCCTGTCAACAAAATCCTCGCTGCGCTGCCCGTCAACAATGAGAAACCTGACACGGAGGAGGCCGAAGATGCCGATGCCATGAAACGTGGATTATATCGCCAAACCATGATGTACACAGCTACTATGCCACCGGCACTTGAGCGAATAGCAAAGCAATACTCGCGTCGTCCGGCCATTGTTACCATTGGTAATTTGGGCGAGGCTACTGACACGGTCGAGCAACGCGTCGAGTTCAtccaaggagaagaaaagCGCAAGAAACGACTCCAAGAAATCCTCACATCTGGCGAGTTTGCACCACCCATCATCGTCTTCGTCAACATCAAACGCAATTGCGACGCCATCGCCCGCGACATCAAACACATGGGTTTCTCGTCTGCTACTATGCACGGATCCAAGACGCAGGAACAGCGTGAGGCAGCACTTGCCGCTTTGAAGTCTGGACAAACCAATGTCCTCGTTGCAACGGATTTGGCAGGCCGTGGAATTGATATTCCAGACGTTTCTCTTGTGGTGAATTTCAACATGCCCAGCAGCATTGAAGCCTATACCCATCGCATTGGTCGTACAGGTCGTCAAGACAAAAAGGGTACTGCAATTACCTTTTGGGGCAACGAAGATGCGGATGTGCTGTACGACTTGAAACAGATACTCACAAAGAGCAATCTTAGCAAGGTGCCTGAGGACTTGAGGAAGCACGAGGCGGCCCAACAAAAGGGCAAGAAGAGAGGGGAGGTCATGGGCAAGAATATTACTTAG
- a CDS encoding Fungal-trans-2 domain containing protein produces MASTPSGHQLSFVPGLLPFEGNNFGFDFPTLGPLSMGTWDEAMLLSPSSWPTDSPVANVPVDRVPQPILHPSYASRSSGPPIEVASMARNATCDLPDRPCQSSISPFPSGITNHGTGNEEFLLNAFLQMLMPPILTPVEVGPKWASTRAFFGTMATESPLVKSAIVAFAAMQMQRNEMGDEAGKVDWRPLYDHAARQLSSRLAKIRVSGDGESAKSELRYILASIFLLTYTDLLMETLPRAHANLREAYSLIQNANKTTFSTSDRRLISWIRLLDARAVSTAGGEGLFLADTDESLFDASPAANPSSETDTSDTEVEEILFDVLYHPGIVFYQKTQSFAGRITKLDPWHRSRGTVQDETEVMAFGAQISKDLHELYNQRPALMDHAVAGDLEKSLAKNLAGALARSFRTYLANYYASFLHLHRVAYVQYPRTKDVDIAIANIRRLCHLMIQTDESLPVNVLWPLLMWGCEEEDGDERRWITKAIRSLEGIATNAKATADLLLEVQRRQDEGNTRVDVRRVSQEYFAANHFAIV; encoded by the coding sequence ATGGCTAGCACTCCCAGCGGACACCAACTGTCCTTCGTACCCGGATTATTACCCTTTGAGGGAAATAACTTCGGTTTCGACTTCCCGACGCTGGGACCTTTGAGCATGGGCACTTGGGACGAAGCCATGCTACTGAGTCCTAGTTCATGGCCTACCGACTCGCCAGTTGCAAACGTACCCGTTGATCGCGTTCCGCAACCCATCCTTCACCCCAGCTATGCTTCCAGATCCTCAGGTCCACCCATAGAAGTCGCTTCTATGGCAAGAAATGCCACCTGTGATCTGCCAGATAGACCTTGTCAATCCTCGATATCGCCCTTTCCATCCGGAATTACCAACCATGGAACTGGAAACGAAGAGTTTCTTCTGAATGCATTTCTACAAATGTTGATGCCGCCAATCTTGACGCCGGTAGAGGTGGGGCCTAAATGGGCCTCCACTCGTGCCTTTTTTGGTACCATGGCCACAGAAAGTCCACTCGTGAAGAGTGCCATAGTAGCCTTTGCTGCAATGCAAATGCAGAGGAATGAAATGGGAGACGAAGCTGGAAAGGTTGATTGGAGGCCATTGTATGATCACGCAGCCAGACAGTTGTCAAGTCGCCTGGCAAAGATACGCGTGAGTGGAGATGGTGAAAGCGCAAAGTCCGAACTCCGGTACATTCTCGCTTCCATCTTTCTCCTTACGTATACTGATCTGCTCATGGAAACCCTACCTCGGGCCCATGCCAACCTCCGAGAAGCCTACTCACTCATTCAAAACGCAAACAAAACTACCTTTTCGACCTCGGACCGCCGTTTGATCTCCTGGATACGTCTCCTCGATGCACGTGCTGTATCGACTGCTGGAGGAGAGGGTCTTTTCTTAGCGGATACGGATGAGTCCCTTTTCGATGCATCACCTGCCGCCAACCCCTCTTCCGAGACAGACACGTCAGACACCGAAGTCGAAGAGATCCTGTTCGATGTGTTATATCACCCTGGCATAGTCTTCTACCAAAAGACCCAATCATTCGCCGGCCGCATTACCAAGCTCGACCCCTGGCACCGTAGCCGAGGTACTGTACAAGACGAAACCGAAGTTATGGCGTTCGGTGCGCAAATCTCAAAAGATCTTCACGAGCTCTACAACCAACGACCTGCACTTATGGACCATGCTGTTGCAGGAGACCTAGAAAAGTCTTTAGCCAAGAACCTTGCTGGTGCATTGGCAAGAAGCTTCAGGACTTATCTTGCCAACTATTATGCTTCATTTTTACACTTGCATCGTGTGGCATACGTGCAGTATCCCAGGACAAAAGACGTTGATATAGCTATTGCAAATATCAGGCGATTGTGTCATCTCATGATACAGACGGACGAGAGTCTTCCAGTCAATGTGCTGTGGCCACTGCTAATGTGGGGCTgtgaagaggaggatggtGATGAACGCCGTTGGATTACGAAAGCTATCCGGAGCCTAGAGGGAATAGCGACAAATGCAAAAGCAACAGCAGATTTATTGCTTGAGGTACAGAGGAGACAAGATGAAGGCAATACACGTGTAGACGTACGGCGAGTTAGCCAGGAGTATTTTGCCGCAAATCACTTTGCTATCGTCTGA